A genomic segment from Daphnia carinata strain CSIRO-1 chromosome 1, CSIRO_AGI_Dcar_HiC_V3, whole genome shotgun sequence encodes:
- the LOC130691108 gene encoding regulator of G-protein signaling 20-like, producing the protein MTGEEKTAVGKATPDYHESQQTAKQDRREETSPWNMASKTEAFATGESYGECLASTTTTTMSSAEQVTVTSTKTMGAMDTPDLAAVSSATQPTPSSPSTTVSTIAGGHVTSSVTQATPLVTSGSDNSFDGSKTVSAPQQDLPCAKSSPKKAINELSPKSGGTNQNSSGSRGSSKAMRNNASSAGSKETLKQRKSTEGSTGSNPIHHIAASGSPARHGTSEGGSAGATTATETGRRTSTGATNNSSSRNTTKPCCFCWCCCYRCTCLSSRNQEEELSKSKDITSRDSWSNDPEVTPSVEEIRCWGDSFDRLMKSPMGRAVFREFLKCEYSEENILFWLACEDLKKDNNPEVVEEKARLIYEDYISILSPKEVSLDSRVREIVNRNMVDPTPHTFDEAQLQIYTLMHRDSYPRFVNSAYYKKLAQLSSTSRKESSA; encoded by the exons ACAGGATCGGCGAGAGGAGACGTCGCCGTGGAACATGGCGTCCAAGACGGAAGCCTTCGCCACCGGTGAAAGTTACGGGGAATGTTTAGCctcgacaacaacaacaacaatgagCAGTGCGGAACAAGTCACAGTGACAAGTACAAAAACAATGGGAGCAATGGACACGCCAGACTTGGCGGCCGTTTCGTCAGCAACGCAGCCAACGCCTTCATCACCGTCGACGACAGTATCGACCATAGCGGGTGGTCACGTCACTTCGTCGGTCACGCAAGCAACGCCGCTGGTCACCAGTGGCAGCGACAACAGCTTCGACGGATCGAAGACGGTCAGTGCTCCGCAACAGGATCTGCCGTGCGCGAAATCCTCGCCCAAGAAAGCCATCAACGAATTGTCGCCGAAATCAGGCGGGACCAATCAGAACAGCAGCGGGAGCCGGGGTAGTAGCAAAGCGATGAGGAATAACGCCAGCAGCGCAGGCAGCAAAGAAACGCTAAAACAGCGAAAGTCAACGGAAGGGAGTACCGGATCCAATCCCATTCATCATATAGCGGCATCCGGTAGCCCGGCTCGTCATGGGACAAGCGAAGGCGGAAGTGCGGGCGCAACGACGGCCACCGAAACTGGCCGGAGAACGTCAACCGGCGCGACCAACAACAGCAGTAGTAGGAACACGACCAAGCCGTGCTGTTTCTGCTGGTGTTGCTGCTATCGATGCACATG CCTATCATCGAGGAATCAAGAGGAGGAGCTGAGTAAATCCAAAGACATCACCAGTCGAGACTCGTGGAGCAACGATCCAGAAGTGAC gccgagCGTGGAAGAGATCCGTTGCTGGGGCGATTCGTTCGACAGGCTGATGAAGAGCCCCATGGGTCGGGCCGTCTTCCGCGAGTTCCTCAAGTGCGAGTACAGCGAGGAGAACATCCTCTTCTGGCTGGCCTGCGAAGACCTCAAGAAGGACAACAACCCCGAAGTGGTTGAAGAGAAGGCCAGACTTATCTACGAAGACTACATCTCCATCCTATCGCCAAAAGAG GTCAGCCTGGACTCTCGGGTGCGCGAAATCGTCAACCGCAACATGGTGGACCCGACGCCGCACACATTCGACGAGGCCCAGTTGCAGATCTACACGTTGATGCACCGCGACTCGTACCCGCGCTTCGTCAATTCCGCCTACTACAAGAAGCTGGCCCAGTTGAGCAGCACCAGCCGGAAGGAGAGCTCCGCTTGA
- the LOC130691109 gene encoding cytochrome b-c1 complex subunit Rieske, mitochondrial-like, with product MLSFVARSANVSSATVAATQTVANGTKALCPAVSIQIERTLVPPAPQKLTTNSLTASLPKNPIRAAASLGGPIQVRFAHTDIQVPDFSAYRRSSVKNSTADTRSSAASRQGFSYLIVGSGAVGGAYAAKSVVGEFVSSMSASADVLALAKIEVKLNDIPEGKNVTFKWRGKPLFIRHRTAAEIDAESNVDLSSLRDPQLDSERAQRPEWLVLLGVCTHLGCVPIANSGDYGGYYCPCHGSHYDSSGRIRKGPAPLNLEIPVHTFVDESTLVVG from the exons ATGTTGAGTTTTGTTGCTCGTTCGGCGAATGTATCCTCTGCAACTGTGGCTGCCACGCAAACGGTAGCTAATGGCACTAAAGCTCTGTGCCCAGCTGTTTCAATCCAAATTGAACGAACGTTGGTTCCGCCAGCACCTCAAAAACTAACGACCAACTCTTTAACGGCTAGTTTGCCGAAAAACCCGATAAGAGCAGCTGCGTCGCTTGGTG GTCCTATCCAGGTGCGATTTGCACACACAGATATCCAAGTTCCAGATTTCTCTGCCTACAGACGCAGCAGTGTCAAAAACAGCACTGCTGATACTAGGTCTAGTGCAGCTAGCCGACAAGGGTTTTCATACCTTATTGTTGGCAGTGGAGCGGTTGGGGGTGCTTATGCTGCTAAATCAGTAGTTGGTGAATTTGTCAGTTCCATGAGTGCTTCAGCTGATGTTTTGGCTTTGGCCAAGATTGAAGTCAAGCTCAACGATATCCCTGAGGGTAAGAATGTTACTTTCAAATGGCGTGGAAAGCCTCTCTTCATTCGGCATCGTACTGCG GCCGAAATTGACGCAGAAAGCAACGTTGATCTGTCTTCATTGCGTGATCCGCAACTGGACTCGGAACGTGCCCAACGCCCTGAATGGCTTGTCTTACTTGGAGTCTGCACCCATTTGGGTTGTGTACCTATCGCAAATTCAG GCGATTATGGCGGTTACTATTGCCCTTGCCATGGTTCTCACTACGATTCATCGGGTCGCATTCGCAAAGGACCGGCTCCCTTGAACTTGGAGATCCCGGTCCATACTTTTGTGGACGAAAGCACCTTAGTAGTTGGTTAA
- the LOC130691041 gene encoding proteoglycan 4-like: MKSIVLVFIVVVAVYAVDSGSEQLLEQAESGILEPPVAVLVGMVGKPKEELQQQEDESDIVQSFKSAILAVLLRAKESTKEVRTKRSTDEKTERLTEIDALVEKLWADKENQANGEAKTDASIAEQKEEHSSTKQEVTTPRKNGPHPRFENRSEYTHDRRKLEKSKHERKNEKKGNRKTTPVVRDEVHSDEHAVDAEKPKNSKPVIEETEERKHYRIPNHKMKIPKHKKEESDEETDSTASVPKDSPTAELHKESAPVEPVTVESEQAINAPEESFISDSASPASRVPAADLAPIVSEDFAPLASAEPVPIASEDPAHAASVDPAPAASVDPAPVASADPAPVASADPAPVPTDDLALVGLTDFATVLPAGSATAASTDVSDDFAQDEMTVNLSEAINLDQARLKRHVATAESKINKRTEKPKQRKPTIVPDLLITSAESAVPQKEKSHIENKNKTSGEERVSPKHGSPTKKTHHNEKEGEEKKAKSQKKDEQQGQTVGRHASVKATQNGDANVRTHARVTDKQPPASSTGDKGKVGSGGEIHAKNQQTKYSTFATASPKNVKTGDKKASAASARDGVSKKGEIPVAREPQSSDSTTMPAA; encoded by the exons ATGAAATCTATA GTTCTGGTTTTCATCGTTGTTGTGGCTGTTTATGCAGTTGACAGTGGCTCCGAGCAGTTGCTCGAACAGGCCGAATCGGGCATATTAGAACCCCCAGTGGCGGTATTGGTTGGGATGGTCGGTAaaccaaaagaagaattgcaACAACAAGAGGACGAAAGCGATATCGTTCAGAGTTTCAAATCTGCTATATTAGCCGTACTATTGCGTGCGAAGGAAAGTACGAAGGAAGTACGTACAAAACGAagtacagatgaaaaaacagaGCGTCTAACAGAGATTGATGCACTTGTGGAGAAACTTTGGGCAGATAAAGAAAACCAAGCAAATGGGGAGGCAAAAACAGATGCATCGATTGCTGAACAGAAGGAAGAGCACAGCAGCACTAAACAAGAGGTAACAACACCAAGGAAAAACGGCCCACATCCTCGGTTTGAAAACAGATCCGAGTACACTCACGATAGACGAAAACTTGAGAAAAGTAAGcacgaaaggaaaaatgaaaagaaaggcaaTCGGAAAACCACCCCGGTTGTGCGAGACGAAGTCCATTCTGACGAACACGCCGTTGATGCAGAGAAGCCTAAGAACTCCAAACCAGTAATCGAGGAGACTGAAGAAAGAAAGCATTACAGAATCCCAAACCACAAGATGAAAATCCCGAAgcataaaaaagaagaatcagaCGAGGAGACTGATTCTACCGCAAGTGTTCCGAAGGATTCACCCACCGCTGAGCTCCATAAGGAATCGGCTCCTGTAGAACCTGTTACCGTAGAAAGTGAGCAGGCAATAAATGCTCCTGAggaatcttttatttctgaTTCTGCTTCTCCTGCTTCTCGGGTCCCTGCCGCAGATCTTGCCCCTATTGTTTCTGAGGATTTTGCTCCTCTTGCTTCTGCGGAACCCGTTCCTATTGCTTCTGAGGATCCAGCTCATGCTGCTTCTGTGGATCCCGCTCCTGCTGCTTCTGTGGATCCCGCTCCTGTTGCTTCTGCGGATCCCGCTCCTGTTGCTTCTGCGGATCCCGCTCCTGTCCCTACTGACGATTTGGCACTTGTCGGCTTAACGGATTTCGCCACTGTCCTCCCTGCGGGTTCTGCTACGGCTGCTTCCACTGATGTATCTGATGATTTTGCCCAGGACGAAATGACAGTTAATCTTTCCGAAGCGATAAATCTCGATCAAGCTCGCCTTAAACGACACGTTGCAACAGCCgaaagcaaaataaataaaaggacagaaaaaccaaaacagcGTAAGCCTACAATTGTTCCGGATCTTCTAATTACAAGTGCTGAGTCTGCTGTCCCCCAGAAGGAAAAATCACACATcgaaaacaagaacaaaacatCGGGAGAAGAGCGGGTGAGTCCAAAACATGGATCCCCAACGAAAAAAACACATCACAATGAAAAGgaaggggaagaaaagaaagcgaagtcacaaaagaaagatgaacAACAAGGTCAAACAGTTGGCAGACATGCTTCTGTTAAGGCAACACAAAATGGTGATGCTAACGTTCGCACTCACGCTCGCGTTACCGACAAGCAGCCACCTGCATCGTCGACTGGTGACAAGGGAAAGGTAGGGTCAGGAGGAGAGATCCACGCCAAAAATCAGCAAACGAAGTACAGTACTTTTGCAACCGCAagtcccaaaaacgtgaaaactGGTGACAAAAAGGCTTCAGCAGCAAGTGCTCGTGATGGCGTTTCCAAAAAAGGTGAGATACCAGTTGCACGTGAGCCACAGTCTTCTGATTCTACTACGATGCCTGCTGCTTAA
- the LOC130691114 gene encoding uncharacterized protein LOC130691114, with protein sequence MNKLAATSLVIGIMIALCSAYPSSYDSYGKGYGFEPAYAPHFGSGYNTYIYGSYVGHPGPYDSYGKSYNDYKGGSYNKDYPKTPYAYAESYGRY encoded by the exons atgaacaagCTTGCT GCTACCAGCCTAGTTATTGGAATCATGATTGCACTCTGTTCCGCTTACCCATCGTCGTACGATAGCTATGGAAAAGGATACG GGTTTGAGCCTGCATATGCACCACATTTTGGATCTGGATACAATACATATATTTACGGTTCATATGTAGGACATCCG GGACCTTATGATTCCTATGGCAAATCTTACAACGATTACAAAGGAGGAAGCTATAACAAAGACTATCCCAAGACCCCATACGCTTACGCAGAGTCTTACGGAAGATATTGA
- the LOC130691112 gene encoding uncharacterized protein LOC130691112 yields the protein MNTESLLNHSPAKKDYRQLHKMLKRRCEEISKDNDALSSRLINLKLLIYKSENQCRKLQDRLEYHGVDYNAAAITAANNYTETPDFLSEKAENNGKSRQKHIRRKRNKTATQKNSSALPDSNLCPIKISTTEFDADLSNGFTIEKDNLNSL from the exons atgaacacgGAATCGCTGTTGAATCATAGTCCTGCAAAAAAGGACTACCGACAATTGCACAAGATGCTAAAAAGAAGATGTGAGGAAATTTCTAAG GACAACGATGCCCTATCATCTCGGCTTATTAATTTGAAGCTTCTCATTTATAAATCTGAAAATCAATGCAG AAAACTGCAAGATCGGCTTGAGTATCATGGAGTTGATTACAATGCAGCAGCGATCACTGCTGCCAATAATTATACTGAAACTCCTGACTTTTTAAGCGAAAAG GCagaaaataatggaaaatCACGCCAGAAACATAtcagaaggaaaagaaataaaacagcAACCCAGAAAAACTCTTCGGCTCTTCCTGATTCTAATTTGTGCCCTATTAAGATATCTACTACAGAATTTGATGCAGATTTGTCAAATGGGTTTACCATTGAAAAAGATAACCTTAATTCattatga
- the LOC130691113 gene encoding heterogeneous nuclear ribonucleoprotein A2 homolog 1-like isoform X1, translating into MDRITIICFLFVALTAVMSSARPSVYGYGKDYSGAEYGGYGFIDYQVPRYGSGYDKYIYGNYEGHAVNYDYSKIQNSYHGGNKAYLQTPYGYGGPYGKY; encoded by the exons ATGGACAGGATAACT ATCATTTGCTTCCTCTTCGTTGCATTGACGGCAGTGATGAGCAGCGCTCGTCCATCAGTATATGGTTATGGGAAAGACTATTCTGGAGCAGAGTATGGAG GATATGGGTTTATCGATTACCAGGTTCCACGATATGGTTCCGGTTATGACAAATATATCTACGGAAACTATGAAGGACATGCAGTAA ACTATGACTACAGCAAAATCCAGAACAGCTATCACGGAGGAAACAAAGCTTACCTCCAAACGCCCTATGGTTATGGTGGACCGTACGGAAAATATTAG
- the LOC130691113 gene encoding heterogeneous nuclear ribonucleoprotein A2 homolog 1-like isoform X2 — protein MDRITIICFLFVALTAVMSSARPSVYGYGKDYSGAEYGGYGFIDYQVPRYGSGYDKYIYGNYEGHAGDYDYSKIQNSYHGGNKAYLQTPYGYGGPYGKY, from the exons ATGGACAGGATAACT ATCATTTGCTTCCTCTTCGTTGCATTGACGGCAGTGATGAGCAGCGCTCGTCCATCAGTATATGGTTATGGGAAAGACTATTCTGGAGCAGAGTATGGAG GATATGGGTTTATCGATTACCAGGTTCCACGATATGGTTCCGGTTATGACAAATATATCTACGGAAACTATGAAGGACATGCA GGAGACTATGACTACAGCAAAATCCAGAACAGCTATCACGGAGGAAACAAAGCTTACCTCCAAACGCCCTATGGTTATGGTGGACCGTACGGAAAATATTAG
- the LOC130691110 gene encoding bridging integrator 3-like has product MNWGLKRNHLHSRPSPSGGMCTIAEEADIDYAFLRLQKLEETNRTVQKECKNLRDSFSALARSEQKLTAGLSSSNQVYEEETFRALVEEYHSVTKQMSDSSKQFSDIVQITVNDPLKKLATEFGSAQGAIKKRDQMITDLLPVRRQLEKMKDKERTGTNIARTEQLKRSLAVMEGEFKGTNKQLLYDMNTMLELRADYIEPSLLALIRAETNYYGECTKLFNSLVLHSDTSPYRTSTRVTKSEPAASELEARFNQDMQAIRALSIVADK; this is encoded by the exons ATGAACTG GGGCTTGAAGAGAAATCACCTTCATTCCAGGCCATCCCCTTCAGGTGGAATGTGCACAATAGCTGAAGAGGCTGACATAGATTATGCATTTCTCCGACTTCAAAA ATTAGAGGAAACCAATAGGACTGTTCAAAAAGAGTGCAAGAATTTAAGAGATTCCTTTTCAGCTTTAGCCCGCTCTGAGCAAAAGCTAACTGCAGGCCTATCGTCAAGCAACCAAGTATATGAGGAAGAAACTTTCAGAGCCCTAGTTGAAGAATATCACTCAGTTACTAAGCAGATGAGTGATTCATCCAAACAATTTTCAGATATAGTACAAATAACTGTAAATGATCCCTTAAAAAAGCTTGCCACTGAGTTTGGAAGTGCTCAAGGAGCTATTAAGAAACGAGATCAAATGATAACTGATTTACTCCCTGTTCGAAGGCAACtagaaaagatgaaagacaAGGAGAGAACAGGAACTAACATTGCAAGAACTGAACAGCTGAAACGTTCCTTAGCTGTGATGGAGGGTGAGTTTAAGGGAACAAACAAGCAGCTGTTGTATGATATGAACACCATGTTGGAACTGAGAGCAGATTATATTGAGCCATCTCTGTTGGCATTAATACGAGCCGAAACTAATTACTATGGAGAGTGCACAAAACTGTTCAATTCTTTGGTTCTACACAGTGATACTAGTCCTTATAGAACTTCTACAAGAGTGACGAAAAGCGAACCTGCTGCGTCAGAGCTGGAAGCCCGATTCAATCAAGACATGCAAGCTATACGAGCACTCTCGATCGTTGCTGATAAATAA